Part of the Candidatus Zixiibacteriota bacterium genome, ACGCTGATAGTCTCCAACGCCGCCGGCGGCCTGAACCCGAATTTCAAGCCGGGGGATATCATGCTCATCAAGGATCATATCAATTTCTTCCCCGGTAATCCGCTGATCGGCCCCAACGACAACAACTGGGGGGACCGGTTCCCGGACATGTACGAGACCTATACGTTCGCGCTTCAGGCGCTGGCCAGGGAAGTTGCGCTCGAACAGAAACTCCGGCTACAGGAGGGAGTCTATCTTGGTCTTACCGGCCCTTGCCTTGAGACCGCGGCGGAGTATCGCTTTTTCCGGACAATCGGCGCCGATGCGGTGGGGATGTCGACAGTCCCGGAGGTGCTCACCGCGCATCACCAGCGCAACCGTGTACTTGGCTTCTCCATTATCACCGATATGGGCCTTGCCGACAACATGCACCCCTGTTCGCTCGACGATGTCATCGGCACCGCCGGCCGCACGGAACCGAAACTCCGGGACTTGATTGCAGGGTGCGTAGAGATGATGTAGGCCGTAACTCCATTAGGTGAGTCATTGTGAGGAGACCTCGCCATAGGCGAGGTCGACGTGACAATCTGCCGCTTGCGGTGAAATGAAAACTCGCGAGTAGTCCTGAATCGCTAGTGTAGTGTTTCATAATTGTATTGACATTTGATTTGAACTTTGATATTTTGGCCGGCGATGAATATCGCCGAGCCAATCGCGCTGTCTTCTGAGGAGCAACGGGTGATCGATGCCTGGGTGCG contains:
- a CDS encoding purine-nucleoside phosphorylase, which encodes MDTVEQFHAKLNEAVTYIRTQTQMKPKIGIILGTGLGSLVDGIQMTGTVSYDKIPHFPVSTVESHAGRLLFGKLRGKDVVCMQGRFHYYEGYSFQQIAFPVRVMKALGTETLIVSNAAGGLNPNFKPGDIMLIKDHINFFPGNPLIGPNDNNWGDRFPDMYETYTFALQALAREVALEQKLRLQEGVYLGLTGPCLETAAEYRFFRTIGADAVGMSTVPEVLTAHHQRNRVLGFSIITDMGLADNMHPCSLDDVIGTAGRTEPKLRDLIAGCVEMM